GCAATGTTCCTGCCATTATGGCCACACGTACCCTGGAAACTCAACGGGACAGAACCCTTACCATCATGATGAATCCGTTTATGTCCTGCGGGGCGCGTCTTCCGGTTTATGCTATTTTTGCCGCCGCCTTTTTCCCTAAAGGTGGACAAAATCTGGTTTTTGGCCTCTATCTCATCGGCATTGGTTTTGCCGTCATTACAGGACTGGTTTTAAAAAACACCCTGCTTAAAGGTGAAATCACACCTTTTGTCATGGAACTTCCTCCTTATCATATGCCTACTCTGCGGGGAGTAGTTTTGCGAGCCTGGGAGCGGCTAAAAACCTTTATATTCCGTGCCGGGAAAATCATTATTCCTGTGGTCGTTATCTTAAGTTTTTTAAATTCCATGGGAACCGACGGGAGCTTTGGCAACGAGGATACCGACAAGTCAGTGCTTAGTTCAATCGGAAAATCGATTACACCTGTTTTTTATCCCATGGGACTTACCAATGATAACTGGCCGGCCACAGTGGGAATTTTTACAGGAATATTTGCCAAAGAAGCGGTGGTCGGGACCCTTGACGCCATGTATTCACAGATGGATGAAAGTGCCGGCGGTGAAGAAGCAGATGAAGATGCGTTTGATTTCTGGGGGGGCATCAAAGAGTCATTTACTACCATCCCTGAAAACCTGGCAGGTGTGGCCGGTACTTTTCTCGACCCGCTGGGAATTTCTGTGGGTGATGTCAGCAGTATCGAAACAGCTTCAGAAGAACTGGAAGTAAGTACAGGAGTTTTCGGATCCATGATAAAACTTTTTGATGGAAGGATCGGGGCCTTTGCCTATCTTCTTTTTATCTTGCTCTATTTTCCATGTGTGGCCGCAATAGCTGCCGTTTATCGGGAAACGAATATGAGATGGACCCTATTTTCCGGTGTCTGGACGACGTTTATGGGTTATATGGCTGCAACGCTTTTTTACCAGATTGCCACCATAGGCCGCCATGCGGCGTCTTCATTGTTCTGGATTGTTATTTTGATCGGCATTTTCGCTGCCAGCGTGTGGGTCATGAGATATTTCGGCCATAAAGGAGAAAAAGTCGATTATCCAGTTTTGGAAACAGCAAAAGCAACGGTAAAAGCATAAAATACAAATAAAGAGGGGAAATGCATATTGTCCCCTCTTTAATAAAAAAGAGTAACTACACCATGATACTTTCACAAATTAAAAGATATCTTTCCGAGAACAAAAAAATAGCCTTGGGTGAACTTTGCATTCGTTTTGACACCGAACCGGATGCCATGCGGGGTATGCTGGAGCACTGGATTAGAAAAAATAAGGTTAAGAAACATGCTATTGTTGGAAATTGCAGCACAGGATGTTTAAATTGCTCCAATCACGATGCCATGGAAATCTATGAGTGGGTTGAATAGAAATAAAACGGTTGAACAAGCGCTTATTCAGAGTGCGGAAAATCTCCAGCAGCAATGTTCTGAGCATTGTCGTTTGTTATGTATTGCAGCGTCAAAAGGACTTGTTGTGGGAAAAAGAAAAAAAGACATTTGCGCTGATTGCCCATACAGGCATCAATTCAAAGAGACGATCGCAAACACAATACGCAAACTTGAAAATACACGTAAAAGTTTTAAATCTAAACAGATTGAACGGCTGAGAAAAGAGCTGACTGCCATTTTGGCCCGGGAAATTTAACAAGCGGGTTCAGTGGATGTCTTACGGTCTTAGCTATGGGCTGAGAAAGTGGAGACGTAACTTGAATTTAATTTAAAGTTGCGTCTTTTTTTATGCAAAAAATTGACGCCATAGTTTATAAAAATCAGATAAGTGTTTTAAATAATCTATTTTAGTTACGCGGCATTATGCCGGTTAAATTTTTTTAATAAAAATGAGCATGAGAAATTATTTTTACAAACCCAGAAAAAAGGAGAGGAGATTTATGAAAAGATTATTTGTTGTTGGTTTATCAATTTTTATCACAGTGTTGCTGGTTTCCGCTCCGGCCATAGCTGATGAGGCCGGAGAGAAATGGTTTGAAAATATCACTTTAAGCGGCGCCATTGAGGTGGAGGCAGGTTTTGAAGATATTGATTATAATGATCCTGCCACCCCGGACGAAGATTCCAGCGACATTGCGGTTGCCACTGTTGAAGTCGGACTCGATGCTGAAATTGTAAAGCACGTTTCCGGACACATTCTGTTTTTATATGAAGAAGATGATACCGACCTTGAGGTGGATGAAGCCATTATCTCAATTAAGGGTGAGGATGTGGTGCCTCTGTACCTGAATGCGGGGCAGATGTATGTGCCATTTGGAAATTTTGAAAGCCATATGATCAGCGACCCGATCACGCTGGAACTGGGCGAAACAAGAGAAAGTGCGGTGGTTGTCGGTTTTGCAACCGATTGGTTGGATATTTCCGCCGGTGTTTTCAACGGAGATATTGATGAAACCGGAGAGGATAATAAAATAGAAAGTTATGTGGCCGGTGCCGTATTTACCCTTCCGGAAAACACTGTCTCCGGTTTTGCATTATCAGCCGGAGCCTCTTACATATCAAATATTGGCGACAGTGATTCTTTGCAGGAAGATATCGCAGCCGGACCGGTGACTGTCAGAGACTATGTGGCCGGGTATAGTGCGTTTATTTCAATTTCCGCTTTAGACAGGTTTTTCCTTAACGCTGAATACCTGACAGCCGATGATGAGTTTGCAGCCGGGGAGTTGTCCTTTGACGGCGGACGGAAATTCAAGCCATCCACCTGGTATGCTGAACTGGCGGTCGGGGTGATTGATGATCTAGAAATTTCAGCACGTTATGAGGCAAGTGATGATGGCGGTGATTTTCTGCCGGAAAAGCGATACGGTGGTGCAATCACATATGGTCTGTTTGAAAACACCTCACTGGGTCTCGAGTATCTCCACGGTGAATTTAAAAATGATGATGAAACCGATGTGGTGACCGCTCAACTGGCTATAGAGTTTTAAGAAAAAATATTGAGGGGGCTTAGAAGCCCCCTTGATTTTGATTTATTTTTTTATCCAGACAAGTACAAAATTGCACAGAAATGGCTTGGTTCAAAGTATTTGAACCATAATCTTGGATGCCTCATCTTCTCTCAGTGAAAGATGATATCCCCTTACCTTAATATCAATAAGGTCATTATCCGATGAAATTCGTTCGACTTCAATAATGCTTCCTGGAGTTATATCAAGCTCTGCAAAACGTTTGCTGATAGTCCCTGTTCCTTTAACTTTAATAAGCTTTGCTCTCTGGCTAAGATCGAGTTTACTTAGGATAACAGACTGTAGAGGCTTGCCCGCAACATTTTTTTTCCTCTTTTTTAAATCTTCCAAACAGGTATTTATCGATGTTCCACAATTGGGAAAAGCTGTACCCTGCTCGCAAAATTTTTGAAAGCCCTTTATCCATTCATCTCCGCCACGCGGACAAATCTCAACGAATTCCACAAAACGGATGATACGGTCTATAATATTAGGCGAAACAGCGTGTTCCACTTTACAGGCTGTTTCTTCAGCCTCGTCTTCATCAATAAAAAGGACCTTGACAAAAAAATCCCGCAGTACTTCATGGCGTCTGACCACATCTTTGGCAAGCTTTTTGCCTTTTTTCGTCAAGGTGATCAGGTCATAAGGAGCATAGTTGACGTAGCCCTTTTCAGAAAGAATGCGCAACGCCCCGGTCACAGACGAATTGTTCACCTCAAGTCGTTTTGCAATATCCTTGGCCCTTGCCGCCTGTTTGTCAGCAGCTATATGAAATATCGCTTCAAGGTAGTCTTCCATACTTGCGCTTAGCATTTTTTATTCCTCTAAAGTTTTTTGTCATTCGTATAAATTTTAGTATAAACAAATAGTAAGAAATCGTCAAGCATTTCAAAATAAAGCAAAAAATTGTTCCATCTATACCGGCCTGGGGTTATGTAAAAAACTCAGTTTTGCTGGTAACGGTCGTTTTTATGGCATCCAGTGCATCGCTTAAGGCAGGAATCACATGATCCCGAATATCTCCGGCAACGACCAAGAGCATCACATCATCTCCCACAGAAAGGTCTTTGTTCTCTGCAATCTCAACCAGTATCTCTATTATACCCGGTCTTTTCTTATGCTCTTCTATTACCTGTTTTAGTTTTTCCTGATCTACATTGATTGTCAGCCCCGAAACTTTCCGGCCATCCCGTGATGTATGGCGGACCACACCATTGTGACACAGAATCATTCCTGCCTTATCATAATCCGGATGTTTCTTTATGGTATTAATCAAATGGGTCATGTTCATCAGATATCTCCTATGGTTGGGTTGTTTTCAGCATTTTCTCCGCTTTTTCCCGGTCCTGTGGCGTATTAATATTAAAAAAAGATATAAGCTCAGGATCTTTTTGGCGCAGGATTTTTTCCGGAATTTTTTTAACGCGTCTTTTTTTAAAAAGCTGATCAATCTTGAATTTTTTTTGCAAAATTTGCCGTTCAACAGGCTTAAGGCATTCTTTGGAATAAACAGCGCAAAGTGGCTCAAGACCTGCCGGAGTTTGAGGAATAACCATATCGACACGCTTTTCGATACTGCGGATGATCGTTTCCACCAACTCCCTTTTTAAAAAAGGCGTATCGCATGCCGCAAAAAATGCAAAGGGGTTTAACGCATAAAAAAGGCCCGCATGTATTCCGGTTAAAGAACTTCTGACAGAGAAAAGATCTGTTACAATATTCATGTCCCACTCAAGATATTTATGTGGGTCATTGGTGACCAGAATGATATCTTCAAACAGAGCATCAAAAAGATGGTACAGATGATCCATAATACGTTTTCCGCCGACTGATAAAAATGCCTTATCTCGGCCGGAAAATCGAGTATTCATACCGCCAGCCAGTATCACCCCGGTACAGGGAAACTCCATGGTAAAAAGGCTCCTTTATAGTGGTTGTCAAAAAAATGTTCCGTTATCGAAACGTTTTTTTCTACAACCACTTATACCGCAATTCCACATTTCGGAACATATTTATGACAAGCGGTATAAAAGAAATATTTGACTACTCATGTAGTCAGGCTGAAGCTGTTTAGGCTGAAAGGGTCAGAAGTGCAAGATTGCCGTGCTCTGGCGAAATGTGATTTTGCACCAAACATGGCTTTAAAATGCGTTTTTCCCTAAAAGTCTACAGCCTTCAGCCTATCCACCTAAGTTGCAATATTTATAATAAAAAACAAATCAAACAAAATCAAGCTTGATATTCAATCAGTAGATGATATAGAATATTAGCATAACTCACTTGGCCATGCTGAAGTTGTTTAGACTGAAGGCTGAAGAAGGCATAAGAGTATGATTGCTGTACTTTGGCAAAAATGTCTGGTTTTGGATCAAGTATGACTTCAAAAAGCGTTTTTCCCTTACAGACTTCAACCTTCGGTCGATTGACCTGAGTTGCCAATACCTTTAAGTCAGGTTTAATTAAAATATGGGGAACATCGGAGAAAACCATGGAAAAGTCATATGAAACTATTTTAGATGCAGTGGATATTGACCGTATATTAACCAGGATTACCCACAAGATTCTTGAAGTACACCGAGGTGCGGAAAATGTGACATTAATAGGGATTCAAACACGTGGGGTTTATCTTGCCAAACGTATCCAGGCAAAAATCAAAGAGATCGAAGGGGTTGAGATACCGACCGGTGATATGGATATCACCCTGTATCGTGATGACTGGACACGTATCAGCCAGCACCCGGTGGTCCAGGCGACAGATATTTTATTTTCCGTTGATGAAAAACAGATCATCCTGGTGGATGACGTTCTTTATACCGGTAGAACGACCAGAGCCGCAATGGATGCAGTCATAGATTTCGGAAGGCCCGACCGTATTGAACTTGCCGTCCTGGTAGATCGAGGGCACAGAGAGCTTCCCATCCAGGCAGATTATGTGGGAAAAATTGTTGAAACAAGGCGCAGAGAGACAATCAACGTACTGCTTACCGAGCATGATGGAGAAGACAAAGTTGTAATAGGATAGAGGAAAAAGGCGATGAGCAGTAAAGCGCATAAAAAGAATGCCCCAAGATCAGTAAAAACAGGCATCATAACTGTATCCACGACCAGGTCTTTGCAAGATGATAAAAGCGGGCATTGGATAAGCAAGCGAGCTAAAAAAGAAGGACATGAGATCGTATTTCATCAGGTGATACCGGATGAAACCGAAATCATCACTCGAACTGTCATGGATGTCATCAAAGATCCCGCCCCACAGGCTCTCCTATTGACCGGCGGAACCGGTATCAGCAGTAAAGATGTTACCCTCGAAGCCGTTCAACCACTTTTCAGCAAAGAACTTACCGCATTCGGGCCCATTTTTGCCCAGCTCAGCTTCGAACAGATAGATTCCGCAGCCATTTTATCACGCGCTACAGCCGGAGTTATCCAAAAAACAATCTTGTTCTGTATGCCTGGAAGCATAAACGCCTGTAAACTTGCCTGCAAAGCCATAATTTTTCCCGAACTCGGGCATCTGGTTCATCATATCCACGAATAATAACCTCGATGGCGTCGTAGAAAGTTCCATCTACTGCGTTGCAGCGGTTTTTCAGAAACTCGGCATACTATTTGTATTGCCTCGTCTCTGAAAAACCACTGCGCCTTGTATATGAAACTTTCTACGACGCCATCGATAATTTTATTTACGAGATCATCAACATTTAGATTTTGAATGCAAAAATCGGTGAAAAAAAATAGCCTGATAACGGCAGTTGTGGCTAATTCCAAAGGAGAAATTTTTGAACTGGATGGCTATGGCGCTTTAGGTATGGCCGGATCGGTCCTTGAACCGCTGACCACGG
This DNA window, taken from Thermodesulfobacteriota bacterium, encodes the following:
- a CDS encoding FeoC-like transcriptional regulator; amino-acid sequence: MHIVPSLIKKSNYTMILSQIKRYLSENKKIALGELCIRFDTEPDAMRGMLEHWIRKNKVKKHAIVGNCSTGCLNCSNHDAMEIYEWVE
- a CDS encoding LbtU family siderophore porin, with the protein product MKRLFVVGLSIFITVLLVSAPAIADEAGEKWFENITLSGAIEVEAGFEDIDYNDPATPDEDSSDIAVATVEVGLDAEIVKHVSGHILFLYEEDDTDLEVDEAIISIKGEDVVPLYLNAGQMYVPFGNFESHMISDPITLELGETRESAVVVGFATDWLDISAGVFNGDIDETGEDNKIESYVAGAVFTLPENTVSGFALSAGASYISNIGDSDSLQEDIAAGPVTVRDYVAGYSAFISISALDRFFLNAEYLTADDEFAAGELSFDGGRKFKPSTWYAELAVGVIDDLEISARYEASDDGGDFLPEKRYGGAITYGLFENTSLGLEYLHGEFKNDDETDVVTAQLAIEF
- a CDS encoding iron dependent repressor, metal binding and dimerization domain protein codes for the protein MLSASMEDYLEAIFHIAADKQAARAKDIAKRLEVNNSSVTGALRILSEKGYVNYAPYDLITLTKKGKKLAKDVVRRHEVLRDFFVKVLFIDEDEAEETACKVEHAVSPNIIDRIIRFVEFVEICPRGGDEWIKGFQKFCEQGTAFPNCGTSINTCLEDLKKRKKNVAGKPLQSVILSKLDLSQRAKLIKVKGTGTISKRFAELDITPGSIIEVERISSDNDLIDIKVRGYHLSLREDEASKIMVQIL
- a CDS encoding molybdenum cofactor biosynthesis protein MoaE: MNMTHLINTIKKHPDYDKAGMILCHNGVVRHTSRDGRKVSGLTINVDQEKLKQVIEEHKKRPGIIEILVEIAENKDLSVGDDVMLLVVAGDIRDHVIPALSDALDAIKTTVTSKTEFFT
- a CDS encoding molybdenum cofactor guanylyltransferase codes for the protein MEFPCTGVILAGGMNTRFSGRDKAFLSVGGKRIMDHLYHLFDALFEDIILVTNDPHKYLEWDMNIVTDLFSVRSSLTGIHAGLFYALNPFAFFAACDTPFLKRELVETIIRSIEKRVDMVIPQTPAGLEPLCAVYSKECLKPVERQILQKKFKIDQLFKKRRVKKIPEKILRQKDPELISFFNINTPQDREKAEKMLKTTQP
- the pyrR gene encoding bifunctional pyr operon transcriptional regulator/uracil phosphoribosyltransferase PyrR; the protein is MEKSYETILDAVDIDRILTRITHKILEVHRGAENVTLIGIQTRGVYLAKRIQAKIKEIEGVEIPTGDMDITLYRDDWTRISQHPVVQATDILFSVDEKQIILVDDVLYTGRTTRAAMDAVIDFGRPDRIELAVLVDRGHRELPIQADYVGKIVETRRRETINVLLTEHDGEDKVVIG
- a CDS encoding molybdenum cofactor biosynthesis protein B, which translates into the protein MSSKAHKKNAPRSVKTGIITVSTTRSLQDDKSGHWISKRAKKEGHEIVFHQVIPDETEIITRTVMDVIKDPAPQALLLTGGTGISSKDVTLEAVQPLFSKELTAFGPIFAQLSFEQIDSAAILSRATAGVIQKTILFCMPGSINACKLACKAIIFPELGHLVHHIHE